In Acidimicrobiales bacterium, the following are encoded in one genomic region:
- a CDS encoding signal peptidase I, which yields MVRKIGAFAEWAAVIVAAALLFFLAIGPRLFDYRTMVMLTGSMRPGIPPGSVVVGTTKPTSSLRAGDVFTYHIPVADHRVISHRVVWVRPLPGSHGTAYEVQTKGDANNGNDPWTAVVRTRHVWTVRATIPHLGDAIVWLRRPPVQLALRWILPGLLVGSILWSIWVDHEHHDDLQDAR from the coding sequence ATGGTCCGAAAGATCGGGGCGTTCGCAGAGTGGGCGGCGGTCATCGTGGCCGCCGCCCTTCTGTTCTTCTTGGCCATCGGCCCACGCCTCTTCGACTACCGGACGATGGTGATGCTGACCGGTTCGATGCGCCCCGGCATCCCACCGGGGTCCGTGGTCGTCGGCACCACCAAGCCCACCAGCAGCCTCCGGGCCGGCGATGTGTTCACGTACCACATCCCGGTGGCAGACCACCGGGTGATCTCCCACCGCGTGGTGTGGGTGCGGCCGCTGCCGGGCTCGCACGGCACGGCGTACGAGGTCCAGACCAAAGGTGACGCCAACAACGGGAACGACCCGTGGACCGCCGTCGTGCGCACCAGGCACGTGTGGACGGTGCGGGCGACGATCCCCCACCTCGGCGACGCCATCGTGTGGCTGCGCCGCCCGCCCGTGCAGCTCGCGCTGCGGTGGATCCTCCCGGGCCTCCTGGTCGGCTCGATCCTGTGGTCGATCTGGGTCGACCACGAGCACCACGACGACCTCCAGGACGCCCGGTGA
- a CDS encoding TasA family protein translates to MAVHQASNTIGGGHPGARKRRGLSRRGKILATVATLATAAAVAGLGTFGTFTSTTTAGPQADSSGTVVLTFGANNRLAVGATNLAAGDTFQRGFELDNTGTLDMASVTATVTPSAGTSSKLDTDAVNGLQLQIDKCSQAWVEAGTAPAYTYTCGGTTTSALASTPVANLTTNTALSGLSSLTAGSSDYLRATFTLPQTADNTFQGLSTTLNVAFTGTQRAATNK, encoded by the coding sequence ATGGCAGTGCACCAAGCATCCAACACCATCGGTGGAGGCCACCCCGGAGCCCGGAAGCGGCGTGGCCTCAGCCGCCGCGGGAAGATCCTCGCCACCGTCGCGACCCTCGCGACCGCGGCTGCGGTCGCAGGACTCGGGACCTTCGGCACGTTCACCTCCACCACCACGGCCGGTCCCCAAGCCGACAGCTCGGGCACCGTCGTGCTGACCTTCGGGGCGAACAACCGCTTGGCCGTCGGCGCCACCAACCTGGCTGCCGGCGACACGTTCCAGCGAGGCTTCGAGCTCGACAACACCGGCACGCTGGACATGGCGTCCGTGACGGCAACCGTCACGCCGTCAGCCGGCACCAGCAGCAAGCTCGACACCGATGCCGTCAACGGCCTGCAGCTGCAGATCGACAAGTGCAGCCAGGCGTGGGTCGAAGCGGGGACCGCGCCGGCGTACACGTACACCTGCGGTGGCACGACCACATCGGCGCTGGCATCGACCCCGGTGGCGAACCTCACCACCAACACTGCACTCAGCGGGCTCAGCTCGCTGACCGCCGGCTCCTCGGACTACCTGCGGGCGACGTTCACGCTCCCGCAGACGGCCGACAACACGTTCCAGGGCCTGAGCACCACGCTGAACGTCGCCTTCACCGGCACCCAGCGGGCTGCGACCAACAAGTGA
- the cofE gene encoding coenzyme F420-0:L-glutamate ligase: MTIEVIAVTGIGEIHPGDDLAAIIAAAADLRGGDVVVVTQKVVSKAEGRLVPVDPDDPASRLAVIEAESVRVLRRRGDLVIVETRHGFVCANAGVDLSNVDEGWAALLPVDPDRSARRIRDGLRAAAGVEVAVIVSDTFGRTWRRGVTDIAIGSAGIGPILDLRGSVDDRGRELQATEVAVVDEIAGAADLVMGKASGVPVAIVRGVDTGWFRRGDVRDEIVRPPAEDLFR, encoded by the coding sequence GTGACGATCGAGGTCATCGCGGTCACCGGCATCGGGGAGATCCACCCCGGTGACGACCTGGCGGCGATCATCGCGGCCGCCGCCGACCTCCGCGGCGGCGACGTGGTGGTCGTCACCCAGAAGGTCGTGTCGAAGGCCGAAGGCCGCCTGGTGCCGGTCGATCCCGACGACCCCGCGTCGCGCCTCGCGGTGATCGAGGCCGAGTCCGTGCGGGTGCTGCGACGCCGCGGCGACCTCGTGATCGTCGAGACGAGACACGGTTTCGTGTGCGCCAACGCGGGCGTCGACCTGTCCAACGTCGACGAGGGATGGGCTGCGTTGCTGCCCGTCGATCCCGATCGCTCGGCCCGGCGCATCCGCGACGGCCTCCGCGCAGCAGCGGGCGTCGAGGTCGCGGTGATCGTGAGCGACACGTTCGGCCGCACGTGGCGTCGTGGCGTCACCGACATCGCCATCGGCTCGGCCGGCATCGGTCCCATCCTCGACTTGCGCGGCTCGGTCGACGACCGCGGCCGGGAGCTGCAGGCCACCGAAGTCGCCGTCGTCGACGAGATCGCCGGCGCGGCCGACTTGGTGATGGGCAAGGCGTCGGGCGTGCCGGTCGCCATCGTGCGCGGCGTCGACACCGGCTGGTTCCGGCGCGGCGACGTGCGCGACGAGATCGTCCGCCCACCGGCCGAAGACCTCTTCCGCTGA
- the cofD gene encoding 2-phospho-L-lactate transferase: MICVLAGGVGAARLLAGVVQVHPAGDVTVIGNVGDDLELHGLHISPDLDTVTYTVAGAIDPDRGWGLAGETWQAMDALGRYGGPTWFNLGDRDLATHLFRTRRLAEGATLTEVTAEITRAWELGFRLLPVTDDPLRTTLTVTLDRGATELAFQEYFVEHRHEVPITAVRFDGADVAKPGPDVLAAIAAADRVVIAPSNPIVSIGPLLAVDGVRAAIEARRADTVAVSPIVAGAALKGPADRMLRELGHEPTVVGIARLYAPLARTLVIDEADAALAPHVEAAGIECVAAPTIMSSPAAAATLARTVLDAA, from the coding sequence ATGATCTGTGTGCTTGCCGGTGGTGTGGGCGCGGCCCGGCTGCTGGCAGGGGTGGTGCAGGTCCACCCCGCCGGCGACGTGACCGTGATCGGCAACGTCGGTGACGACCTCGAGCTCCACGGTCTGCACATCAGCCCCGACCTCGACACGGTCACGTACACCGTCGCCGGGGCCATCGACCCCGACCGCGGCTGGGGCCTCGCCGGCGAGACCTGGCAGGCCATGGATGCGCTCGGCCGCTACGGCGGGCCCACCTGGTTCAACCTCGGCGACCGCGACCTCGCCACGCACCTGTTCCGCACCCGGCGTCTCGCCGAGGGCGCCACGCTCACCGAGGTCACCGCCGAGATCACTCGGGCCTGGGAACTCGGGTTCCGCTTGCTGCCCGTCACCGACGACCCGCTGCGCACGACGCTCACCGTCACCCTCGACCGCGGGGCCACCGAGCTGGCGTTCCAGGAGTACTTCGTCGAGCACCGCCACGAGGTTCCCATCACAGCGGTGCGCTTCGACGGTGCCGATGTCGCCAAGCCCGGCCCCGACGTGCTGGCCGCGATCGCCGCCGCCGATCGCGTGGTGATCGCGCCGTCGAACCCGATCGTGTCGATCGGCCCGCTGCTCGCCGTCGACGGGGTCCGTGCCGCCATCGAAGCCCGCCGCGCCGACACGGTGGCGGTGTCGCCGATCGTGGCCGGCGCGGCGTTGAAAGGCCCCGCCGATCGCATGCTGCGCGAGCTCGGCCACGAGCCCACCGTCGTCGGCATCGCCCGCCTGTACGCCCCGCTGGCGCGCACGTTGGTGATCGACGAGGCCGACGCCGCCCTGGCACCTCACGTCGAAGCCGCCGGCATCGAGTGCGTGGCGGCGCCCACGATCATGTCGAGCCCCGCAGCCGCTGCGACCCTCGCCCGCACCGTGTTGGACGCGGCGTGA
- a CDS encoding DUF4012 domain-containing protein: MSVELHQARAEARRRHRDARQSAARQQALVFVALSAILAVFASAHPTGHTVVDALYRAGFGALVALAAGRSRRGPTLVMCALALAFSRGWWIAPAALAIVVAFAGTLQPRRLRRVGAAVGAVAAQVLLHLHAIGFHGLTALITCVAVAPVVVSAYRAARSSTQKVCRRVAISFVAALVVLSIPAVIGALLARADIQTGVANTNLAFNSASNANQATAVAALNRAHIAFQRAHRKSANPFTLVSGLVPVVSQHRTALASTTSTAVDVTAVASKSASEADYNQLRYRAGHLDTTKLAAMTPPLERLTAALRSAEKATANVDDPWLVGPVRSRLRSFTHQIDKALPEARLATEASSVAPALLGADGPRHYLVAFMTPTEQRGLGGFVGAWGEVVADHGHLQLVRSGDAGTLRRAAPDGTRHISGPADYLARYYRFGAQNSPGDAFFSPDFPTDAHVLAELYPQSGGVPVDGVLALDPKAMAALLQITGPIQVEGRTSPLTSKNVEQFLLHDQYVEFPQPGIQQRDRHDYLQDVMRATFDKLTNGTLPGPRSLADLLSPSMHQGRLLFWSRHADEQALMKTIGLDGTFPGARARAEGSDLLALTTQNEGQSKIDNFLQRSITYDVRTDPDSGATTATATVRLHNTAPSTGLPPYLIGNNFGLPEGTNATYATLYSGLELEAVDVDGTDKSFDSNVEAGANAYGLSVQIPPGGTRTITYHLSGVLPPAPDRRLPGGAHRAATRYALILHPQPMVLPDQVEVRLSLPPGWHADPTATLRGVLTTERTWTADVDH, encoded by the coding sequence TTGAGCGTTGAACTGCACCAAGCGCGAGCCGAAGCCCGCCGGCGCCATCGCGACGCCCGCCAGTCCGCAGCTCGCCAACAAGCCCTGGTGTTCGTCGCGCTCTCGGCGATCCTCGCGGTGTTCGCGTCGGCACACCCCACCGGCCACACCGTGGTCGACGCGCTCTACCGCGCCGGCTTCGGCGCGTTGGTCGCGCTGGCCGCCGGCCGGTCACGCCGCGGACCCACCCTGGTGATGTGCGCGCTTGCGCTGGCCTTCAGCCGCGGCTGGTGGATCGCCCCCGCCGCGCTGGCCATCGTGGTGGCGTTCGCCGGCACCCTCCAACCACGCAGGTTGCGCCGCGTCGGGGCCGCGGTGGGGGCCGTCGCCGCGCAAGTGCTGTTGCACCTCCACGCCATCGGCTTCCACGGGCTCACCGCCCTCATCACCTGCGTGGCCGTGGCACCCGTGGTCGTCTCGGCTTACCGGGCAGCACGGAGCAGCACCCAGAAGGTCTGCCGCCGTGTCGCGATCAGTTTCGTCGCCGCGCTCGTGGTGCTGTCGATCCCGGCCGTGATCGGCGCCTTGCTCGCCCGCGCCGACATCCAGACCGGCGTGGCCAACACCAACCTCGCCTTCAACTCCGCCAGCAACGCCAACCAGGCCACCGCCGTGGCCGCCTTGAACCGGGCGCACATCGCCTTCCAACGCGCGCATCGAAAGTCAGCCAATCCGTTCACGCTCGTCTCGGGCCTCGTGCCCGTGGTGAGCCAGCACCGCACCGCGCTGGCGAGCACCACCAGCACCGCGGTCGACGTGACGGCCGTGGCATCCAAGTCGGCCAGCGAAGCCGACTACAACCAGCTTCGTTACCGGGCCGGCCACCTCGACACCACCAAGCTCGCCGCAATGACCCCGCCGCTCGAGCGCCTGACGGCCGCGCTCCGCAGCGCCGAGAAGGCCACCGCCAACGTCGACGACCCGTGGCTCGTGGGTCCGGTGCGCAGCCGGCTGCGCAGCTTCACCCACCAGATCGACAAGGCGTTGCCCGAAGCACGGCTCGCCACCGAGGCGTCGAGCGTCGCACCGGCGCTGCTCGGCGCCGACGGCCCCCGCCACTACCTCGTTGCGTTCATGACCCCCACCGAGCAGCGGGGGTTGGGCGGGTTCGTCGGCGCCTGGGGCGAGGTCGTGGCCGACCACGGTCACTTGCAGCTCGTCCGCTCCGGCGACGCCGGAACCCTGCGGCGCGCGGCACCCGACGGCACCCGCCACATCTCCGGGCCGGCCGACTACCTCGCCCGCTACTACCGCTTCGGCGCCCAGAACTCGCCGGGCGACGCGTTCTTCTCCCCCGACTTCCCCACCGACGCCCACGTGCTGGCCGAGCTCTACCCGCAGTCCGGCGGCGTGCCGGTCGACGGCGTGCTCGCGCTCGACCCCAAGGCGATGGCCGCGCTGCTCCAGATCACCGGGCCCATCCAGGTCGAGGGCCGGACGAGCCCCCTCACGTCGAAGAACGTCGAGCAGTTCCTCCTCCACGACCAGTACGTCGAGTTCCCGCAGCCGGGCATCCAGCAACGGGACCGTCACGACTACCTCCAAGACGTGATGCGCGCCACCTTCGACAAGCTCACCAACGGCACCCTGCCAGGGCCTCGGTCACTTGCCGACCTGCTGAGCCCCTCGATGCACCAGGGCCGGCTGCTGTTCTGGAGCCGCCACGCCGACGAGCAGGCGCTGATGAAGACGATCGGGCTCGACGGCACCTTCCCCGGGGCCCGCGCCCGCGCCGAGGGCAGCGACCTCCTCGCGCTGACCACCCAGAACGAGGGCCAGTCCAAGATCGACAACTTCTTGCAGCGATCGATCACGTACGACGTGCGCACCGATCCCGACAGCGGCGCCACCACCGCCACCGCCACCGTCCGCCTCCACAACACGGCACCGTCGACCGGCCTGCCGCCCTACCTGATCGGCAACAACTTCGGGTTGCCCGAAGGCACCAACGCCACCTACGCCACCTTGTACTCGGGGCTCGAGCTCGAGGCGGTCGACGTCGACGGCACCGACAAGTCCTTCGACTCCAACGTCGAGGCCGGCGCCAACGCCTACGGCCTGTCGGTGCAGATCCCGCCCGGCGGCACGCGCACGATCACGTACCACCTGTCCGGTGTCCTCCCCCCGGCCCCGGACCGGCGGCTTCCCGGCGGCGCTCACCGCGCCGCGACCCGCTACGCGCTGATCCTTCACCCCCAGCCGATGGTGCTGCCCGACCAGGTCGAGGTGCGGCTGAGCCTCCCGCCCGGATGGCACGCCGACCCCACGGCGACCCTCCGCGGCGTGCTGACCACCGAACGCACTTGGACAGCTGACGTCGACCACTGA